Proteins found in one Aspergillus chevalieri M1 DNA, chromosome 2, nearly complete sequence genomic segment:
- a CDS encoding uncharacterized protein (COG:S;~EggNog:ENOG410PYZX), which produces MGARKRMGPATRAQDRLHSMRLRSERRLNKHNGKEDASMEDAPEVCETPTAPPREPTTPQQPPEQLRREIPMQAQHFPCNPPENQYPPTQPERDTPPTTPAHESPQSQLGLELQSHIAAAVASKTAQIKTTGDEVLELVSMVSQKVIDWEKQSLQGAASLGRDIRTLVLNFGKNLTTGDPSEQENYHPPHPAHNSYAKTVGSPYNAPRPQPKLPKATGKSPQPEKPLRIFLRLSKDHPARQASPYATLDILRKHLDGTCSAAIKEIQQVPSGLAIWPKDGPGLQLLMEHRELLERLIQGATAEVEQKWAIYALPNAPQQYNSYDGNQVPITEQMALEEFKLQTGLSPLKFYRSNKNPLSGTLVMAVPETQVQTVPKWVQLFGKNTPIKHKPPGPA; this is translated from the coding sequence ATGGGCGCCAGGAAAAGAATGGGCCCtgctaccagagcgcaagATCGCCTGCACTCTATGCGATTGAGAAGTGAGAGAagactcaacaagcacaatggAAAGGAAGATGCCAGCATGGAGGATGCCCCGGAGGTCTGCGAGACCCCGACCGCGCCTCCTCGAGAGCCCACCACcccacaacaaccaccagaACAGCTGAGACGTGAGATACCGATGCAAGCTCAACACTTCCCTTGCAATCCTCCTGAAAACCAGTATCCACCCACACAGCCTGAACGGGATACCCCTCCTACAACTCCGGCCCACGAGTCCCCCCAAAGTCAACTGGGCTTAGAACTCCAAAGCCACattgcagcagcagtggcATCGAAAACAGCGCAAATAAAGACCACCGGAGATGAAGTTCTAGAGCTTGTCTCCATGGTTAGCCAGAAGGTCATCGATTGGGAAAAGCAGAGCCTACAGGGAGCAGCCTCCTTGGGCAGAGACATTAGGACCCTGGTCCTCAACTTTGGAAAGAACCTAACAACTGGAGATCCTTCTGAACAGGAGAATTACCACCCCCCGCACCCGGCACACAACAGCTATGCCAAAACTGTTGGATCCCCATATAACGCCCCCAggccacagcccaagctacCCAAGGCCACAGGCAagtcaccacaaccagaGAAACCTCTGCGCATTTTTCTCCGCCTCTCCAAGGACCACCCAGCCCGTCAAGCTAGCCCGTACGCCACATTGGACATACTGAGGAAACACCTGGACGGGACCTGTTCTGCAGCCATTAAAGAGATCCAACAAGTGCCCTCGGGCTTGGCAATCTGGCCTAAGGATGGCCCgggcctccagctcctcatGGAACATAGGGAGCtcctggaacgccttataCAGGGAGCCACAGCCGAAGTTGAACAGAAATGGGCTATCTACGCCCTACCAAACGCGCCCCAGCAGTATAACAGTTATGATGGGAACCAAGTGCCCATAACCGAACAGATGGCTCTGGAGGAATTTAAGCTTCAGACAGGCCTCTCCCCTCTGAAATTTTACCGCTCAAATAAGAATCCGCTGTCTGGCACCCTTGTCATGGCAGTCCCAGAAACTCAAGTTCAAACAGTGCCCAAATGGGTCCAGCTCTTTGGCAAGAACACACCAATCAAGCATAAACCCCCCGGGCCCGCATAG